The genomic window TACAACCGCAACAACCCGAGCGTGGTGATGTATGAAGGCGGCAATGAAAGCATCAGCGAGGAACACATGGCGGACCTCAAGGCCCTGCGCGACCAATATGATCCCCATGGAGGACGTGCCTCGGGTTCGCGGGAGATGTTGGACAGCAAGGTGGCGGAATACGGTGGCGAGATGCTCTACATCAACAAGAGCGCGCGGCTCCCTTTCTGGGCCACCGAATACTTCCGCGACGAAGCCCTGAGGAAATATTGGGACGACTGGTCACCGCCCTTTCACAAGAACGGAGATGGCCCGCCGGCACCGAAGGGCGAGAGCGGCGCACCTTACAACCGCAACCAGGACACCTATGCCGCCGCCACTGTGGAGCGTTGGTATGACTACTGGCGCGAGCGTCCCGGCACCGGCCTCCGATCCAGCGCGGGCGGGGTGAACATCGTGTTTTCAGACACGAACACCCACGGACGCGGAGCGGAGAACTACCGGCGGAGCGGCGAGGTGGATGCCATGCGTCTTCCGAAAGACGCCTTCTTCGCCCATCAGGTGATGTGGGACGGCTGGGTGGACGTGGAAAGACCCGCCGCCTATCTGGTGGGCCATTGGAACTACGAGGCACAGGTGAAAAAGCCGGTTCACGTCATTTCCTCCGCGGAAAAGGTCGAGCTGTTTGTGAATGGGAAGTCGAAGGGCTTCGGCGAGCAAAGCAGCCGCTTCCTCTATACATGGAGGGAGATCCCGTTCGAACCCGGCGCGGTCAAGGCGGTTGGTTATGATTCCAACGACCGGAAGACTTGTGAAACGGAAAAGAAAACCGCGGGCGTTCCGGTGTCTGTCAGACTCACACCGCGCACGGCACCCGGTGGATTGCTGGCGGATGGGGCTGACATGGCGCTCATCGATGTGGAAGTTGTCGATGCCCGGGGCAACCGCTGCCCTACGGCTTTCAATCCCATTCGTTTCGACCTCTCGGGGCCCGCCGAGTGGCGTGGTGGTATCGCCCAGGGGCCGGACAATTTCATCCTGTCCAAGGAACTTCCCGTCGAGTGCGGCGTGAACCGCGTGTTGGTCCGGTCCCTGCCGCGGGAGGGGAAGATTGTTCTCAAGGCCGCGGCGGACGGCCTCACGCCGGCCTCCATCGAGCTGGTTTCCAAGCCGCTTGTGGTCGTGGACGGTTTGTCGGAGGTCATTCCCGGAGCCACCTTGCCCGCTTCGTTCAAACGGGGGGGCACGCCAGACGGTGATTCCGTCACGCCGACACGCACACCGCTCCCCATCGCCGGAGCGACCGCCGGCAGTTCGCCCGAGCAAGCCGCGCTCAGCTACGATGACAACGAGAACACCGGATGGAAAAACAACGGCAGGCCGGACACCGGGTGGATCCAATATGATTTGCAAAAAGCTTCGACCGTCAGCGAGATCACGCTGAAAATGGGCGGCTGGAGGGCGAAGGCCTATCCGTTGCGGATTACCGTGGATGGCGCGTTGGCCTATCAGGGCGTCACTCCCAAGAGCCTCGGATACGTCACCCTTCAACTGAAACCCACGCCTGGCAAAACCGTGCGGATCGAACTCGCGGGCGACATCGATGAAAAAGACGGCTTCGGCATGGTGGAGGTCACCGGCAAAAAACTTGAAGACGCCAAGCCCGCCGGGAAATCCGGTGCGTTGCAAATCATCGAAGCGGAAATCTACGGACCTCTCGCCCGGTCGGAGCGATGACAAAATGCAGGGACATCAAGGAGCCGCGGACTCCGATCCGCAGCAGTCCACAGATGAGCGGGATCCGCAGGCCGCAAATCCCCTGTCTCCTTCATATTTCCTCTTATGAAAGCCACTCTTTTACATATGTTTTTGGCCGTCATCTCGTGCGTTGTGTTTTCCAACATTCGCGCGGCTCCGATCTCCGTTTACCCGGCCTATGCGGATGGTTTCACAGAGTTGCTCAATGGCGACTGGTCGTTCAAATACATTCCCGGTCTGGATGCCGGGACAGATGAGAAATTTCACGAACCCGGCTTCGACACCTCCGGATGGAAGAAAATTCCAGTCCCGTCGAACTGGGAGCTAAAAGGATTTTCCGAACCGAAATACGCGCTCGAACTCGAGGACGGGCTCGGACTTTACCGCCGCTTGATCAAGATTCCGGAGCACTGGCGCGGAGGACGCCGCGTGTGCCTGCGTTTCGAGGGGGTGGCCTACGGTTTCGCAGTGTGGGTCAATGGCAAAAACGTGGGAGCATCTTCGGCGAGCGCTTACAATCCTCATACGTTCGACATCACGGACGCCTTGGCTGGGGAAAACATGATCGCCGTGCGGGTCACCACCAAGCCGCCGGGCTGGGCGTTCGACGTGAATGACGATTGGGCGCTCTCCGGTATTTTCCGGGATGTCACGCTCTTTTCCGTCCCCGAAAACCACGTGCGGGACATCACCACGGGCACGAGGCTGGCTGCGGACGGAGCGGCGGAATTTTCCGTTTCCGTGAAGCTCAGCCAGCCTGGAGACCTGAGCGGAAAATTGTTCGATCCGGATGGAAAACTCGTGAGCGGGTTTTCCATGGATCATACCTCACATCATTCCTACAACTCCCGTATCAGGGTTGAACCCCCCCGGCTCTGGACAGCGGAAACGCCCTCGCTCTACCATTTGCAACTCACTCTTTCCGCCAACGGCCGGCCGCTGCAAACCATCGAGGAACGTGTGGGGCTTCGCGAGATTTCCATCTCCGATGGCGTTCTGCTCCTCAACAGCCGTCCGGTCAAACTGCGTGGAGTGAACCATCACGACATCGGACCTGAAAGCGGCCGCAGCGTGACGGAGCAGGAAATGCGACGGGACCTCGGGTTGATGAAAAAGGGCAACATCAACTTCATCCGCACCTCGCATTATCCGCCGCAGCCGCGTTTGATCGAACTTTGCGACGAGTTGGGCTTTTACGTCATGGACGAGGTTTCCATTGGAAAAGGCGAGGAGCATCTCAACGATCCGGAATACCGCGAAAATATCCTGGCCCGCGTCGGACCGACCATCACACGCGACAAGAACCGCGCGTCGGTCATCATCTGGAGCATCGGCAATGAGAATCCGGTCACGGAAGTCGAGCTGGAAGCCTGCCGGAGCGCCAAGGAAATCGATCCCACACGCCCGATATGCATTCCCAAGATCGGCAGCTATTTCGCGAGCAATTATGAAAAAATCCCCGAGTACGTGGACATTTACGCACCGCATTACCCGGGCAACGGTACGCTCCGCGGCTTCGCGAAGAAACTCAAACGCCCCACCATCCTCACCGAATACGCCCACGCGCTGGGACTCGCCACCGATCGCATCCAGGACCAGTGGGAAATCCTGCAGGCGAATCCGGTCTTCGCCGGCGGCGCGCTTTGGCATTTCCATGACCAGGGCATCCTGCGGACAAGTGACAAACCGGTGGATCGTGGTGAATCAACCGACTCCGTGTGGCTGGATGATCGCCGCTACTACGACACCCATGCGAACGACGGCTGCGATGGTCTTGTCTATGCCGACCGCACGCCGCAGACGGATTTCTGGGAGATGCGGAAAGTTTACGCACCTGTCCAGATCGTCGAACGCGCCGCCGTCGTGAAGCCGGGTGCCGGAGAAATTTCCCTGACCATCGAGAATCGATACGATTTCCGGTCGCTTGAAGGCATGAAGCTCGCATGGTTTCTCAGCCGGAATCGCGAAGAAATCCAGCACGGCGAAGTGCCCTTGCGAGCCGCATCGCACGAGAGTGAAAACCTGCGCCTCCCCGTTGCCATCCCCGCCGGCGCTGCGGAAGACGTGCTCACCCTGGAATTACGATGTCTCGACGAAGCGGGCATGCAGATCAACGAACGCACGGTGCGGCTCGACTTCGCGGGGACGAACCGTATCGGATGGACCACCGATTCAACGAAAGCGGAT from Luteolibacter yonseiensis includes these protein-coding regions:
- a CDS encoding DUF4982 domain-containing protein — protein: MMIAINRLVASAMFASVTCLHAGDANPPRKKYNFNPGWLLKTADETGAEAVSFDDGSWKPVTLPHAWNEDSAFKLDNKKLPSGIAWYRKHFKLPPEAAGGKVFLEFEGIRQAGEFYLNGESIGLSENGVMAFGFDITDKLRPGENVLAARIDNSTRYVEKATGTSFQWNVNDFAANYGGIPKNVFLHVTGKLHQTLPLHSNLGTTGVYVHARDFDIKGRSAEITAETQVRNDHASPKKFSYEVTLTDADGRLVKTLQGGEHTLAAGETRTVSAGGRVSDLHFWSWGYGYLYDVVTTLKVDGGSVDAVTTRTGFRKLEFGKGLVKLNDRTIQMKGYAQRSTNEWPSVGQSVPPWLSDFSNALMVESNANLVRWMHVTPGKQDIESCDRVGLLQAMPAGDKERDAQDRQWTQRVELMRDAIIYNRNNPSVVMYEGGNESISEEHMADLKALRDQYDPHGGRASGSREMLDSKVAEYGGEMLYINKSARLPFWATEYFRDEALRKYWDDWSPPFHKNGDGPPAPKGESGAPYNRNQDTYAAATVERWYDYWRERPGTGLRSSAGGVNIVFSDTNTHGRGAENYRRSGEVDAMRLPKDAFFAHQVMWDGWVDVERPAAYLVGHWNYEAQVKKPVHVISSAEKVELFVNGKSKGFGEQSSRFLYTWREIPFEPGAVKAVGYDSNDRKTCETEKKTAGVPVSVRLTPRTAPGGLLADGADMALIDVEVVDARGNRCPTAFNPIRFDLSGPAEWRGGIAQGPDNFILSKELPVECGVNRVLVRSLPREGKIVLKAAADGLTPASIELVSKPLVVVDGLSEVIPGATLPASFKRGGTPDGDSVTPTRTPLPIAGATAGSSPEQAALSYDDNENTGWKNNGRPDTGWIQYDLQKASTVSEITLKMGGWRAKAYPLRITVDGALAYQGVTPKSLGYVTLQLKPTPGKTVRIELAGDIDEKDGFGMVEVTGKKLEDAKPAGKSGALQIIEAEIYGPLARSER
- a CDS encoding glycoside hydrolase family 2 TIM barrel-domain containing protein, with protein sequence MFSNIRAAPISVYPAYADGFTELLNGDWSFKYIPGLDAGTDEKFHEPGFDTSGWKKIPVPSNWELKGFSEPKYALELEDGLGLYRRLIKIPEHWRGGRRVCLRFEGVAYGFAVWVNGKNVGASSASAYNPHTFDITDALAGENMIAVRVTTKPPGWAFDVNDDWALSGIFRDVTLFSVPENHVRDITTGTRLAADGAAEFSVSVKLSQPGDLSGKLFDPDGKLVSGFSMDHTSHHSYNSRIRVEPPRLWTAETPSLYHLQLTLSANGRPLQTIEERVGLREISISDGVLLLNSRPVKLRGVNHHDIGPESGRSVTEQEMRRDLGLMKKGNINFIRTSHYPPQPRLIELCDELGFYVMDEVSIGKGEEHLNDPEYRENILARVGPTITRDKNRASVIIWSIGNENPVTEVELEACRSAKEIDPTRPICIPKIGSYFASNYEKIPEYVDIYAPHYPGNGTLRGFAKKLKRPTILTEYAHALGLATDRIQDQWEILQANPVFAGGALWHFHDQGILRTSDKPVDRGESTDSVWLDDRRYYDTHANDGCDGLVYADRTPQTDFWEMRKVYAPVQIVERAAVVKPGAGEISLTIENRYDFRSLEGMKLAWFLSRNREEIQHGEVPLRAASHESENLRLPVAIPAGAAEDVLTLELRCLDEAGMQINERTVRLDFAGTNRIGWTTDSTKADSPKVSESKEEVKIESARWSLTIARPGGELAIRDRSGRVLVAGICPHPGRKLTMTEGRSAGRDNTWRYSTLKEITRSEIKVIQEGSAVRLSVAGTYPRPRVKEEKEVKRSDEPLDQLDKSVGRQDVGGEAFVGGYQLEITPGGVITVHYDYVPTNAKGRFSEAGLSVVLPADLTEFRWIGQGPYAGYPGKDRLNEFGLFHLNREDLRYQGNRRETECALVTTPQGKGVALATSPADVAIERDGGKTLLSHNSVMSGFGNKGSGPETSVNAAETPRVSGSFTLMILEESWPEMLTRWFGKPVATDEIFRPFHHSYDQ